The following proteins are co-located in the Chlorogloeopsis sp. ULAP01 genome:
- a CDS encoding M23 family metallopeptidase, giving the protein MTTENRASNSGNHLLDSVVPNAKSKYLAKIVIGGIFAAFPVALALPAYALQVKINPSNPKLGDTLSVFINVDNSGSSSNPKVTTGNKTYPAFEVAPNQYRAFIPTTPLEKPGTRTIQVSGDGKVQNLSVLVQNRKFPVQRITLPPGKAGVKATEYELKRVAEFKALQTPKKYWNGMFGKPNAGRITTIYGVRRYYNGKFANDYYHRGVDYAGAAGSPVVAPAAGRVALVGKVSQGFRVHGNVVGVDHGQGVTSIFMHLSRINVKEGDFVKPGQLIGTVGSTGASTGPHLHWGLYVNGQSVDPVPWRYKEFK; this is encoded by the coding sequence ATGACTACCGAAAATCGTGCTAGTAATTCAGGCAATCATTTACTAGATTCAGTTGTGCCAAACGCGAAAAGCAAATATCTTGCAAAAATTGTCATAGGCGGGATATTTGCCGCTTTTCCTGTCGCTTTAGCATTACCTGCATATGCTTTACAAGTAAAGATAAATCCCTCTAATCCAAAGTTGGGAGATACGCTATCGGTTTTTATTAATGTAGATAATTCAGGATCTAGTTCTAATCCAAAAGTTACAACCGGAAATAAAACTTACCCAGCTTTTGAAGTTGCTCCCAATCAGTATAGAGCTTTTATTCCCACAACGCCTTTAGAAAAGCCTGGAACCAGAACAATTCAAGTGTCAGGAGATGGTAAAGTACAAAACTTATCGGTACTGGTACAGAATCGTAAATTCCCTGTACAACGTATTACTTTACCCCCTGGTAAAGCAGGAGTAAAAGCTACAGAGTACGAACTCAAACGTGTAGCGGAATTTAAAGCCTTACAAACACCAAAAAAATATTGGAATGGGATGTTTGGCAAACCAAATGCAGGTAGAATTACGACAATCTATGGTGTACGTCGCTACTATAATGGTAAATTTGCAAATGATTACTACCATCGTGGCGTTGACTACGCTGGTGCCGCAGGTTCGCCTGTTGTTGCCCCGGCTGCTGGACGAGTCGCTTTGGTAGGAAAAGTATCCCAAGGTTTCCGGGTTCATGGTAACGTTGTTGGCGTCGATCACGGTCAAGGAGTGACAAGTATTTTTATGCACTTGAGCCGCATTAATGTCAAAGAAGGTGATTTTGTGAAACCCGGTCAATTGATTGGTACTGTGGGTTCCACAGGTGCTTCTACAGGTCCCCATTTACACTGGGGATTATATGTAAATGGCCAATCTGTTGATCCTGTACCCTGGCGATATAAAGAATTTAAGTAG
- a CDS encoding cation:proton antiporter, with protein sequence MQEDFRLIVDLVSVLAVAACGGLLAALLRQPVLLGYLIGGMVIGPAGLGLIKELIQVETLAQFGVAFLLFALGVEFSFAELKKVQAIALGGGGLQITLTILVTVLVCGVTGAWGALPAKGVFLGAILSLSSTAVVLKCLMERNETETPHGQVMLGILVVQDLALGLMLAVLPALHQPGEAIGIAVLTALARISLFAAGAVIAGKWLIPPLLRLLARTESRELFLLGVVALCLGIALLTEYLGLSIEMGAFVAGLMISEVEYADQTLTYVEPLRDIFASLFFASIGMLIDPLFLWNHLELILGLVALVFIGKFLIITPLVKLFRYPLKTALITGFGLAQIGEFSFVLASEGQALGLVSRQIYLMILGTTAVTLVLTPFVLRLVPIVFDWAESMPWLKPYLSGEGKPLEVSDELPIKDHVVVCGYGRVGKNLVKLLQQHNLPVVVIDQSESRIQQLREAGVPYVYGNCVSFHVLETAGVNQAKGMAIALPDPMSIRLSLKRALELSPELDVVVRAINDKNIEVLYQLGAREVVQPEFEASLEMATYILTVVGFSNTVVQREMQQIRNRHYLDLQPEQSASQVSRHLRQATQDLNSRWYPLPDGSPLTGMSLEEADMRYLTGVSLMAIRRTNGEEIDYPSTGTKLEKGDRLLVVGSDEELAALNEFALGRAAVPTDNSACQWVTLNADCPVLGKHLADLDIFQQLGVQVQAIRRDGKFIRFPDGKISLQVRDQLLLCGSLQSLNQLEQLLTPKTEQPLSIPVVKASEADALKEYLPTDSVWD encoded by the coding sequence GTGCAAGAAGATTTTAGGTTAATAGTCGATTTAGTATCAGTTCTAGCCGTTGCAGCCTGTGGAGGATTGCTGGCAGCACTTTTAAGACAACCTGTTTTACTTGGGTATCTAATCGGTGGTATGGTGATTGGTCCTGCCGGTTTGGGACTTATTAAAGAATTAATTCAAGTTGAGACTCTAGCACAGTTCGGCGTTGCCTTTCTATTATTTGCTCTAGGAGTAGAGTTCTCCTTTGCGGAACTCAAAAAAGTCCAAGCGATCGCTCTTGGTGGCGGTGGTTTACAGATTACCCTAACAATTCTAGTTACTGTTTTGGTATGTGGGGTAACGGGAGCTTGGGGAGCCTTACCAGCTAAGGGCGTGTTTTTAGGGGCGATTTTATCTTTGTCTTCGACGGCGGTTGTGCTCAAGTGCTTGATGGAGCGCAATGAAACGGAAACGCCGCACGGACAGGTAATGCTAGGTATTCTAGTGGTGCAGGATTTAGCCTTGGGGCTAATGCTTGCTGTCTTGCCAGCTCTGCATCAACCAGGAGAAGCAATTGGAATTGCAGTTCTGACAGCTTTAGCTCGAATTAGTTTATTTGCTGCGGGTGCGGTGATTGCTGGTAAGTGGCTGATTCCACCTTTGTTGCGATTGCTAGCCCGTACGGAAAGCCGAGAGTTATTTTTATTGGGGGTGGTGGCACTGTGTTTGGGAATTGCCCTCCTGACAGAGTATTTAGGGCTGTCGATTGAAATGGGGGCATTTGTCGCGGGTTTGATGATTTCGGAAGTCGAGTATGCCGATCAAACTCTGACTTATGTGGAACCTCTACGAGACATATTTGCCAGTTTATTCTTTGCCTCGATTGGGATGTTAATCGATCCACTATTTTTGTGGAATCATCTGGAATTGATTCTGGGGCTAGTAGCACTCGTATTTATTGGTAAATTTTTAATTATTACGCCATTAGTAAAGTTATTCCGCTATCCTCTCAAAACAGCATTAATTACTGGCTTTGGATTGGCTCAAATTGGGGAATTTTCCTTTGTGCTTGCTAGTGAGGGACAAGCACTAGGATTAGTTTCTCGACAAATATATTTAATGATTTTAGGAACAACAGCAGTAACATTAGTACTTACCCCTTTTGTACTGCGATTGGTACCAATCGTATTTGACTGGGCTGAATCAATGCCTTGGCTGAAGCCCTATTTAAGTGGGGAAGGCAAGCCGCTAGAAGTTTCTGACGAACTCCCAATCAAGGATCATGTGGTAGTCTGCGGCTATGGGCGAGTAGGTAAGAACTTAGTCAAGTTGTTACAGCAGCATAACCTACCTGTGGTGGTGATAGACCAATCTGAAAGCAGAATTCAGCAGTTGCGCGAAGCTGGTGTACCTTATGTTTACGGAAATTGCGTGAGTTTTCACGTTCTAGAAACTGCTGGTGTCAATCAAGCCAAAGGAATGGCGATCGCACTTCCCGATCCAATGAGTATTCGTCTTAGCCTCAAACGCGCCTTAGAATTATCTCCCGAACTAGATGTAGTTGTTCGTGCCATTAACGATAAAAATATTGAAGTACTTTACCAATTAGGGGCGCGGGAAGTCGTACAACCAGAGTTTGAAGCCAGTTTGGAAATGGCAACCTACATTTTAACTGTTGTCGGATTCTCAAATACTGTGGTGCAACGAGAAATGCAACAAATCCGCAATCGCCATTATCTCGATTTGCAACCAGAACAGTCAGCCTCTCAAGTTTCTCGCCACCTGCGCCAAGCTACTCAAGATTTGAACAGCCGTTGGTATCCTCTCCCAGATGGATCGCCCTTGACTGGCATGAGTTTAGAAGAAGCGGATATGCGTTATTTAACAGGGGTAAGCTTGATGGCTATTCGCCGCACGAATGGCGAAGAAATAGATTATCCCAGTACTGGTACTAAGTTAGAAAAAGGCGATCGCCTGTTAGTGGTGGGTTCTGACGAGGAACTCGCTGCTTTAAATGAATTTGCCTTGGGTAGAGCAGCTGTTCCCACAGACAACAGCGCTTGTCAGTGGGTGACACTCAATGCTGATTGTCCTGTGCTTGGTAAACACCTAGCAGATTTGGATATCTTCCAACAATTGGGTGTACAGGTGCAGGCAATCCGACGAGATGGCAAGTTTATCCGCTTTCCAGATGGCAAAATCAGCTTGCAAGTCCGCGATCAATTACTATTGTGCGGTAGCTTGCAAAGTCTCAATCAACTAGAACAGCTGCTTACACCAAAAACTGAACAACCACTATCTATCCCAGTAGTCAAAGCTTCTGAAGCGGATGCTCTGAAAGAATATTTACCTACGGATAGTGTGTGGGATTAG
- a CDS encoding RNA chaperone Hfq — MITEFDTSLPSNRQLQNLIKQALPTEIKLLTNEMLTGKVIWQDHHSICLVDEHSQQTLIWRQAIAYIRITKN; from the coding sequence ATGATTACGGAATTTGACACCTCACTGCCTAGTAATAGGCAATTACAAAATCTGATTAAACAAGCATTACCTACCGAAATCAAACTGCTAACTAATGAGATGTTGACTGGAAAAGTTATTTGGCAAGATCACCATAGTATCTGCCTTGTGGATGAACACAGCCAGCAGACTCTGATTTGGAGGCAAGCGATCGCCTACATAAGAATTACAAAGAATTAA
- the dapF gene encoding diaminopimelate epimerase: MAIEFTKYHGLGNDFILIDNRLSSTPVLTPEQAQQLCDRHFGIGADGVIFALPGENCTDYTMRIFNSDGSEPEMCGNGIRCLAAFLADLEGNSRTSNQYRIHTLAGMIVPQLMSNDQVKVDMGIPKLLANEIPTTLCSTSEKVISQPLEVAGKTWEVTCVSMGNPHCITFVEDVAAIPLETIGSQFEHHPVFPQRTNTEFIQVVRPDYLKMRVWERGAGITLACGTGACASLVAGVLTDRCDRTATVELPGGCLQIEWSEINQHIYMTGPATQVFQGRYEI, encoded by the coding sequence ATGGCAATCGAATTTACTAAGTATCATGGTTTGGGTAATGATTTCATCTTGATTGACAATCGCTTGTCATCTACTCCTGTATTGACTCCAGAGCAAGCACAGCAGTTGTGCGATCGCCACTTTGGCATCGGTGCTGATGGTGTTATTTTTGCTCTGCCTGGGGAAAATTGCACGGATTACACCATGCGGATTTTTAACTCTGATGGTTCGGAACCAGAAATGTGTGGCAATGGCATTCGCTGCCTAGCTGCTTTTTTGGCTGACTTAGAGGGAAATTCACGAACAAGCAATCAATATCGCATTCACACCCTCGCTGGTATGATCGTCCCTCAACTAATGAGCAATGATCAAGTCAAGGTAGATATGGGTATACCCAAGCTACTTGCTAATGAAATTCCCACAACTTTGTGTTCCACTAGTGAAAAAGTAATTAGTCAGCCACTAGAAGTAGCAGGGAAAACTTGGGAAGTTACTTGTGTAAGTATGGGAAACCCCCACTGCATTACTTTTGTGGAAGATGTAGCAGCAATTCCTTTGGAAACTATTGGCTCCCAATTTGAACATCACCCTGTTTTTCCTCAGCGCACAAATACTGAATTCATTCAAGTAGTACGCCCAGACTACTTAAAAATGCGAGTCTGGGAGCGCGGTGCTGGTATTACTCTCGCTTGCGGTACTGGCGCATGTGCGTCATTAGTTGCTGGAGTGTTAACAGACAGATGCGATCGCACTGCTACAGTAGAACTTCCTGGAGGCTGTTTGCAAATTGAATGGTCAGAAATCAACCAACATATTTACATGACCGGGCCTGCCACGCAAGTTTTTCAAGGAAGATATGAAATATAG
- a CDS encoding PAS domain S-box protein, whose protein sequence is MDETVKALHILDFQPRALPLLEKIAANIPGIIFQFLQQQDGFQRVVYISSGCRELYEIEPEVVQKNFQVLYKLLHPEDIKAFAESVSSSYITGEPWCWEGRIVTPSGKLKWIQGASRPEKQPNGDIIWDGLLMDITDRKLTEEKLRESEARYKAILDAIPDLMFRISRNGEYLDCKEQGANVTIPRAEVLGKRVQDLLPPHVALICQEAIAKTLDSESLQTCEYQLPSPSGMRDYEARLVKSGKDEVLAIVRDITERKQAEVKLQSLAQKFAKAFRCSPNPITISTLQEGRYVEVNDSFVQLSGYDRLEAIGHTAFELNVWVHESDRTKLLQQLQLQGAIRNQEFTFRKKSGELILVQLSAEIIDLDGTPCLLTISQDITERKQAELALRESEEKFSKAFRSSPIPITILKLEDGRYIDVNDAFLAITGFSREEVINCTPSELNIWTNSEDGDRIQSLLQQQGFIRNLETEIHSKSGEPRVVLFSAEIITIGGEFCMLCVTNDITERKHAEELLRLSSRRDRLLAETLVQIRHSLNLDHIIQTTVNEVRQFLQADRVFLAINNMYAKPKILAESLNPKYPSILDWKSDEAILQELRTLLKTEKVRVVEDITQVAVSPKLAALYQKFQTRAALAVPIMLGKEFFGALIANSCGKPRHWQPMEIDLLQQMSEQLGIAIQQAQLYRQLEELNTNLERQVEERTAQLRQKMRELQEIHRVKDVVLHTVSHDLRTSVMGNLMVLQNLLNQGVGTRDKEEDKGKERGASTQLGLPGIKEPGRWASSPTCSNWRQLTWEDKEQEDESQFSLSACPRVPMSYSIPVSSSIIERMIEGNDRQLRMIDLLLEIHSSESQGIILHREAVKFNKLTEVVLKDVEPILKQNQASCHKLLPQDLPLVFADPTQLQKVFVNLFTHSLQKNPPGVKLKLSVKVEAEMIRCTIQDNGTPLNKLECDRLFDLYVREPQARCSTDIGLRMYLCKQIIKAHGGEIGVNSNRKQGVTFWFTLPLAIPSKVVSD, encoded by the coding sequence GTGGATGAAACTGTGAAAGCGCTGCATATATTGGATTTTCAGCCAAGAGCATTGCCGCTACTAGAAAAAATTGCTGCTAATATACCGGGGATAATTTTTCAATTTTTACAGCAGCAGGATGGTTTTCAAAGAGTGGTTTACATTAGCTCTGGTTGTCGGGAGTTGTACGAAATAGAACCAGAAGTAGTGCAGAAAAATTTTCAGGTTTTGTACAAACTTCTTCATCCAGAAGATATAAAAGCTTTTGCAGAATCGGTAAGTAGCTCTTATATTACAGGGGAACCTTGGTGCTGGGAAGGACGGATTGTGACTCCTAGCGGCAAACTCAAATGGATTCAAGGTGCTTCTCGTCCAGAAAAGCAACCTAACGGCGATATTATTTGGGATGGGTTACTCATGGATATTACAGATCGGAAGCTGACAGAGGAAAAATTGCGAGAGAGCGAGGCACGCTATAAAGCAATTTTGGATGCTATTCCCGATCTGATGTTTCGCATTAGCCGTAATGGAGAGTATCTAGATTGTAAAGAGCAGGGTGCAAATGTAACTATTCCTAGAGCAGAAGTACTTGGCAAACGTGTGCAGGATTTATTACCCCCACACGTGGCTTTGATTTGCCAAGAGGCGATCGCTAAAACTTTGGATAGTGAGAGTTTACAAACTTGCGAATACCAACTGCCATCACCTTCAGGAATGCGAGATTATGAGGCGAGATTAGTAAAAAGTGGTAAAGACGAAGTACTGGCAATTGTCCGAGATATCACTGAACGCAAACAAGCAGAAGTGAAATTGCAAAGTCTTGCCCAAAAGTTTGCTAAAGCTTTTCGTTGTAGTCCCAATCCAATTACAATTAGCACTCTACAAGAAGGACGTTACGTAGAAGTTAATGATAGTTTTGTACAACTTAGTGGTTATGATCGCTTGGAAGCAATCGGTCATACTGCTTTTGAGTTAAATGTTTGGGTACATGAAAGCGATCGCACAAAACTATTACAACAACTACAACTACAAGGAGCCATTCGCAACCAGGAATTTACATTTCGCAAAAAGTCTGGCGAGTTGATTTTAGTGCAACTTTCTGCCGAAATCATTGACTTAGATGGAACACCTTGTCTACTCACTATTAGTCAAGACATCACAGAGCGCAAACAAGCAGAACTTGCTCTGAGAGAATCTGAGGAAAAATTTTCTAAAGCCTTTCGTTCTAGTCCGATCCCAATTACTATTCTCAAACTTGAAGATGGACGATATATTGATGTTAACGATGCATTTTTGGCAATAACAGGTTTTAGTCGAGAAGAAGTAATTAACTGTACCCCTAGCGAGTTAAATATTTGGACAAATTCTGAAGATGGCGACAGAATTCAAAGTTTATTACAACAACAAGGATTTATTCGTAATTTAGAAACTGAAATTCATAGCAAATCAGGTGAGCCAAGAGTAGTATTATTTTCTGCTGAGATTATTACCATTGGTGGTGAATTTTGTATGCTTTGCGTCACCAATGATATTACTGAACGCAAGCATGCAGAAGAATTACTACGTCTATCTTCTCGGCGCGATCGCTTGTTAGCAGAAACGCTAGTACAAATTCGGCATTCACTCAATCTCGACCACATTATACAAACTACTGTCAACGAAGTTCGGCAATTTTTACAGGCAGACAGAGTATTTCTTGCTATTAATAATATGTATGCTAAACCTAAAATTCTTGCCGAATCACTAAATCCTAAATATCCATCAATTCTAGACTGGAAAAGCGATGAAGCGATTTTGCAAGAATTGAGAACGCTATTAAAAACCGAGAAAGTGCGTGTAGTTGAAGATATTACTCAAGTGGCAGTATCTCCCAAACTTGCAGCACTATATCAAAAATTCCAAACAAGAGCCGCCTTAGCTGTACCAATTATGCTGGGCAAGGAATTTTTTGGGGCATTAATTGCAAATTCTTGTGGCAAACCACGTCATTGGCAACCAATGGAAATAGATTTGCTCCAGCAGATGTCAGAACAACTGGGCATTGCGATTCAACAAGCACAACTGTACCGACAATTAGAAGAACTCAACACAAATTTAGAACGTCAAGTAGAAGAGCGTACTGCCCAATTACGGCAAAAAATGCGAGAGCTACAAGAAATTCATCGGGTTAAAGATGTGGTGTTGCACACAGTCTCCCATGATTTACGGACTTCTGTGATGGGCAATTTGATGGTACTACAGAATCTGCTTAATCAGGGGGTAGGGACTAGGGACAAAGAAGAGGACAAGGGGAAGGAAAGAGGAGCCAGTACTCAACTAGGGTTGCCCGGCATAAAGGAGCCAGGGCGTTGGGCTAGTTCCCCGACTTGTAGCAACTGGCGTCAACTGACGTGGGAAGACAAAGAGCAAGAAGATGAATCACAATTCTCCTTGTCCGCGTGTCCGCGTGTCCCCATGTCCTATTCTATACCCGTTTCCAGTTCAATTATTGAGCGGATGATTGAGGGTAACGATCGCCAACTGCGGATGATTGACTTGTTACTAGAAATTCATTCTAGTGAGTCACAGGGAATTATCTTGCATCGAGAAGCAGTCAAATTTAACAAATTAACAGAGGTAGTTCTCAAAGATGTGGAGCCAATTTTAAAGCAAAATCAAGCCTCTTGCCACAAATTGCTTCCTCAAGATTTACCGTTAGTGTTTGCCGATCCAACACAATTACAGAAAGTATTTGTAAATTTGTTTACCCACAGCTTGCAAAAAAATCCGCCAGGAGTAAAACTAAAACTCTCTGTAAAAGTGGAAGCAGAAATGATTCGCTGTACTATTCAAGACAACGGTACTCCACTGAATAAGCTAGAGTGCGATCGCCTATTTGACTTATATGTACGCGAGCCGCAAGCCCGTTGTTCCACAGACATTGGCTTAAGAATGTATCTTTGCAAGCAAATTATTAAAGCTCATGGTGGTGAAATTGGCGTCAACAGTAACCGCAAGCAGGGGGTAACTTTTTGGTTCACCCTGCCCTTGGCAATTCCATCAAAAGTGGTGAGTGATTAG